A stretch of DNA from Bacillota bacterium:
TCCCCGTAATAGCACTCGGCAAAGGCCCAGGCCACGCGTGCGAAGAGATCCAATGGAATCGGATGCGTCATTCGCCAACCCCCCGGATGGCATACTCCAGGTCAAGGCAACTTGGGCACTTCCCGCATCGACCCGTGGCGCTGAGGTCACAGGAGTGGGCAAGGCGCCAGGGTACGCCCAGGTATTCCGCCAACCTTACAACCGCGGTTTTGTCGTATTCGATAAGCGGGGCCAAGAGTTGGATGCTCGCGGACTCGAGGGTCAGTACGTGCCTTACCCTACGTAAGAACTCGGGAGTCGTATCCGGGTAGTACGAACCCTGCGGCTTGATGAATCCGACTGCCAAAGCATTGCAGTCTAAACGTCGGGCGAACTGTGCACCGATGGTCAGCAGCAACAGGTTGCGGTGTGGGAAATACGTCTCTCCCGGCCCATCGCCGGGGCCAGGGTGCGACGCAAAAAGGGAGCCCTGGCCCAGGCAGGCAAGGCCGGCGACATCAACGCACGTCAAAGGTAGAGCCATGTAGTCTGCCAGCACATGTGCACACCGTTCCTCGCCGGGAGCCGCCCGCTGGCCGTAGTTCACGAAAAGCAGATGGACCTCGGCACCCTCCCTCGCAAGCAATCCTGCTGTTACCGCCGAATCGACGCCCCCACTGAACAGCACAACTACCCGCATAGCTTTGAGCACATTTTCATGGCCCCCAACAGCAACTGTCGTAGATTAGACGCCACGGGCGGCCCTATAGCCGTCCTAGTGATAAGATTCAAGCCGCTTAGTTGCCCCGTGCAGTAGGCAAGGACCGGTTTGCCCCTGGCGTAGGCGTATCCGCACTCCCACATGGTTCCAGGGTCTTCGCCATCCAGGACTGCCAGGACCATATCACTCTCGCTCAAGGCTGCGACGTCAGTCGAGAAGATCGCTTCG
This window harbors:
- a CDS encoding 7-cyano-7-deazaguanine synthase, yielding MRVVVLFSGGVDSAVTAGLLAREGAEVHLLFVNYGQRAAPGEERCAHVLADYMALPLTCVDVAGLACLGQGSLFASHPGPGDGPGETYFPHRNLLLLTIGAQFARRLDCNALAVGFIKPQGSYYPDTTPEFLRRVRHVLTLESASIQLLAPLIEYDKTAVVRLAEYLGVPWRLAHSCDLSATGRCGKCPSCLDLEYAIRGVGE